The genomic interval GCTACAGCCGGAATTACAACTATGGAATTTGAACCAGGATTGCTTAAAGATTATCCCGAATTTATGGAAAGAATAATTCCTTCGGTTAAAAATTATTATCATGATGAAGCTTGGCATGATGGAAACGGTCATTCACACGTTAGAGCTTCTTTGCAGGGAGCTTCATTTTTAATTCCTTTTATTGACGGAAAATTATTGTTAGGTGTTTGGCAGCAAATAGTTTTAATAGATTTTGATAATAGAAGCAGATCAAGAAAGGTGATTACTCAAATTATGGGGAAATAATTTCTTTTTATGGAAAAAACTATTACAGTCTTCGGCAGCGCAATTCCTCTCCCCGGAAGTAATGAATATGAAATCGCTTATAACATCGGAAAACTTTTAGCTAAAAATGGTTTGAATGTTTGTACTGGCGGCTCGCAGGGTATAATGGACGCGGTATCTAAAGGCGCAAAGGAAGAAGGTAAATACGCAATTGGAGTTACAGTAGATTTATTTAATTCTGTTACGTCTGAACATTTAACGACAGAAATAAAGTGCGATACGCTGTTTGAAAGAATTGATAATCTTATTAATTACGGAGACGGATTTATAATTCTTCCTGGAGGAACCGGAACATTGCTGGAGCTTTCAGTCGTTTGGGAATTAGTAAATAAAAAAATAATTGAGCAAAGACCAGTCGTGTGTTTGGGAGAAATGTGGAAAAAAATAATTGACGTAATTGACGAAAGATTGGTTTACGAAAATAAATTACCGGGAATAGTTAAACATTACAATTCGGTTGAAGAGGCAGTTGAATTTATTATTTTTCATTTGAATAAAAATTAGAGTTTATTATGAATAAAATTGTGTTTGAGCAGGAAATATATACTTATCAAATAGATTACGTAGGGCATTTAAGCAATATTGTTTATATCGAATGGATGGAAATCGGCAGAACCAAATTACTTGAATATATTGGTTTGACATTTGAAAAAATGGAAACTGAAAATATTGCGCCGGTTTTATCTGAAACAGAAATTAAATACAAAAAATCGCTTTACTTAGCTGATAAAATTAAAATTGAAGTTTGGGTATCTGAATTAAAAAACGCTTCGGCTGTTATTAGTTTTAATTTTTTTAATGGTAAGAATGAATTAGCAGCAATTGGAAATCAATTGGGACTTTTTATAAATCTTACTACAAAAAAACCTCACCGATTAACAGAAGATCAGAGAAGATCATTTCAAAAAGTTTTAATTCCAAATAATTAAAATATCCAAGATTCTTATTTAATAAGAATCTTGGATTGGCATTAAAAATTAATCAAATTATTTATTCTGCGGCGGAATCGCCAAACTAGATTCGTTTTGATTTGCCAACTTCTTGTATTGATCAATTAATCTATCGATAGACGGATCATTTGGAATGGCGTTTTTAAGTTTATATAATAAATCTAAAAATTTATTATACTCGCCTAAATTATCATAAATTGATTTTAAAATAACGTAAGGATTATATTCTCCTGTTGGGATATATCCGTTTTGCTCAAGATCTGCTAAGGCTTTTGCTTCAATTTCCTTTGCTTGTTTTGCAAATTCATCTTTTCTTCCCGCCAATAAATAGAAGTTAGCGAAATTGTATTGAAATCTGTAATCAAACGGAATTAATTTTCTTGGAATTTTTTCTTCAAGTTTATCTAATACTTGTATGACTTTATCATTTTCTTTTTTCTCAAGATAATAATTTGCTAATTGTAAATATGCGTGGCGGTAATTTAGAGTTAACCTTTGGTGATTATCATCCATAAAAATTGTACTGTCGTTCAATCCTCTAAACTTAAATCCCGGTTTATAATTTTTATCAAATCCAACAGGTTCAACCATTAGTTGCTGCCATAAAATTTTAGAATTTATTGCTGAAAAGAAATCTTTGTGATTATAAGGCATAACTCTATATGCTAAACCTTCCATTTCAAGATAGTTGTTCAATCCTATTTTACTGTTATCCGGAGTAGTGACCGCAAAATATATCGGTCTATCATTAATATTTGCTCTAACAATATCCATAGCAACAATATCTTGTGCTCTAACAGCTTGAACGCTGCCGAAATTTACAGAAGGTTCCATGTTCCATGATATCACGCCTTTATTTGTTATTGCTGTATCCGTAATTCCAAGATCTTTGTATACCTTTGGTGAAATTGGAACCGTAATTGTTCTTGTTTTCCATTGCGCAGGCGCAATAGAATTAATTTGCGCATCAGTTAAATTCATTTTGATTTTGGGCGTACCGTGAGGCTCTGTATCACGGAGTTGGAAAATATACCAAGGTGTATTAAGTAAACTTAGATTTGCGATTCTTACATCGCGTCTAACGCCTTCAACATCTTGCAAATACCAAAGTGGGAAAGTATCATTATCGCCGTTAGTAAAAATAATTGCATTTGGCGCAGCACTTTGTAAAATATTATAAGAATAATCCCACGGCACAAAATTTCTTGATCTATCATTATGAAAATAATTTGTAGCAAGCATATTTGCGGGTACTAAAATCATCATAAGAAGTGCAATTGCAGTGAACAAAGGTTTTTTAATTGTTGAATTTGCTAATGATTCCTGCAGCAGATCAAAAATTCCTCTAATGCCGATGGCTATCCACAGTGAAAAAACTAAAAATGCACCAACATAAAAATAATCTCTTTCCCTTGGCTGAGGCTGCTGCTGATTTTGGTAAAACGCGGTCAAATAACCCAAGAAAATAAACATGATGAGAAAAACAGACGCCATTTTCCAATCACGTTTATAATGATAAAAAACTCCGAAAAGTCCTAAAATAAAAGGAATTGCCCAAAGCTGAGATAAATTCACTCCGGCATCTTCTTCGGTTGAAACGCGTCCGACATAATTCCACAATAAATATCTGTTGAACATGTGATTCATTTGATAATTCCAGAAAAAGTCTAAATCACTTGAGTAATTTGTATAAACTTCCTGCTGATGAGGTTCTCTTGTAAATCTTCTTTTGAAAATCGGCTGATCGCCGTATTGCTCTCTATTTAAATAACTAACCAATTCAGGAAATGTTTTTGGACTGTTTAAGTTTATAGGAGTATCTTGGTTAGAGCGAATGATTATCATTGCATATGATGAAAATCCTATTAATGCGAACATCAAACTTTTTGAAACTAAATGTAGTGTCTGCTTGTTTTCTTTTCCCGACCAATAAACTAAAAATCCAATTGCGGCTGCGAGTAATAAAATAATTATTATGTCGAGTGTTAAATCATTTCCGCCTAATTTTGAAATCAAATTTGGAACATGTTTTACGATTCCGGGATATGTTGCGAATAAAGCAATTCCACCGATTACAATAGGCAGATAAAAAGAATCTCTATGGAATATTTTCTTATAAAATATACCCATGACAATTATACTTGTGATAACTGAAAACATTAAAAATTTTGAATCAAATGCGGCATTCTCTTCTAATGAAGGCGGATTTTTTGGAGCAGAAGCCCATAAAGCCGCTGCTACAATCAATATTACAACTGAATGACCAAGAAAAATATATGCGGTTTGCTTAAAATGATTTTCGTCCTTTAAATATTTTCTTGTATAAATAACGAGAACAATTGGAACTAAAGCCAAAACCGCCATAAGATGAACGCCTGTAGATAAACCAACTAAATACGCGATCATTAACAAATACTTTTCATTATCTTCTTCATCGGCTTTTTCATTCCATACTACCATTAACCAAGTAACAAATGCTATAAAAAAAGTAGCCAAAGCGTAAACTTCTGCTTCCATTGAATTAAACCAGAAAGTATCGCTGAATGCTAAAGATAAAGCGCCGATAGCAGCTGCGACATATGTTATAAGAGAATCGAATAAATTTTCGCTTTCATTCTTTTTATAATACTCAATTACTTTTACGGCGGTTAAATAAAGAAAAAGAATTGTAAATGCGCTTGATAAAACCGAAATTGTATTTACGCGAAAAGCTAAATTTTCCGCAAAAGGGATCATTGAAAAAAATCTTCCAAGAATTAAGAAAAATGGCGTTCCCGGAGGATGTGGTACTTGCAGTAAATTTGATGATGCGACAAATTCTCCGCAATCCCAAAATGAAACCGATGGCTGTACTGTTAAAAAATAAACCAAGGCGGTAATAAAAAACACAAATCCGCCAATAATTTTGTGAAGCATTTTTTTAGTCATTCAATCCTCAGTAAATTTTAATTCTTTTTAAAAAAATCGTTTATATCTATTTTTTCTCTATTTACATAATATTTTGTATAAAGGTTTTTCAACTTTTGGAAAGAAATATTATCCAAATCTTCATCATCTTTATTTCTTTTTACAAACATTTTAAAATCTTTCAATTCGTCTTGGTTAAATTTCTTTTCATACCGTAAAAGAGTTTCAATATATTTTTTTTGGTCTGAATTACGCATTTTAAAATTCTAAATTTTGCAATTCCAAAAGATATAAATAAAATGTCTCTTATCTGATTAAATTTTTGACTTTAGCTCAGGATACCATGAAATTGATTTTTCCAGAAAATGGTCTACCGAATTATCCCAATTGAATTTTTGAGACCATTTATAAGCGTTTTCCGAAATTCTGTTAAGTTCATTTTTATTCTTTAATAATTCGGATATTTTCTCAGCCAAATTTTTAATGTCACCGAGTTTTACCAAAATTCCCGTTTCGTTGTTTTTGATTGAATCGCGCAAACCTTCAACATTAGATCCAATTGCGGGTGTTTTCATGGCGTTTGCTTCAATTACCGTAATTCCCCAGCCTTCTTTTTCTGCCATTGTTATAAAAAGCCATGATTTGCCCAATAACTGAGCTTTTTCTTCTTCTGTCAAAAATCCCAAAAACTCAATATTATTTTGCAATTTTTTCTGCGAAGTTAAATGTTTTAAATTTTCCTCGGCATCGCCTTTGCCGCCAATAAATAATTTTAAATTTGGAAAATCCTTTATTAACATCGGCATAGCTTCAATAATATATTGGATATTTTTATATTTTTTAATTCTTCCAACGTAGGTTATAACCGGCGTTTCACTTTTTTTAATTTCAATTTTTTCAAACAATTTATGATTTATAGAATTGTGTAAAATTGAAGTTAAATCTTTATTAAATCCTAATTCTATAAGCTCGTTTTTTGTACTTTCAGAAACGGTGAAAATCGGCGTGTTTTTATAATTTTGAGGAATTTGCCGCTCTTTGTTAATTATATAATATGCAAGCGGAAAAGGAATTTCTTTGTAAAGTGAATTTCCGTGAATGTGATGTAAAATTCCGACAATTGGTTTTCTAATATAATTTGGGGTATTTAACGGAATTTTTGAAATATCATCAACTATTAAATCATAATTTTTTTGTTCTAATTTTTTTTTATAGAATTGCTTAAACTGCCTATTGAATAAAAACTTATTTCCAAATCGTAAAACTTCAATTCCGTCTATAATTTCTCTGCGCGGCGCATTATCAAAATGATGGGCAACTAAAGTTACTTTATGACCTTTTGCGGCAATTCTTTTAAAAATTTCATGAAAATGAATTTCCGCACCGCCCATTTCCGGATTTTTAATACAGCGCCAATTAATTGCTAAAATATTCAAGATAAATTATTGAATTAGGAGATTTTATTATTTAGATTATTTAGAAATAATTAAAAAACTAAAATGAATATGCAATTATACAAAAACTTTATACCGGATGTTTCTATAATTCTTCCAACATTTAACAGAGCAAATTACCTTGAAAAAAGCATAAATTCCGTAATTACGCAAACCTTTAAGAATTGGGAATTGCTAATAATCGACGACGGCAGCATCGATGAGACATTTGAAATTGTTGAAATGTATTTGCAAAATGATGACAGAATAAAATATCTTAAGCATAAAAATAAAAAATTGCCGATTTCATTAAATACGGGCATTCAGATATCGTCAGGAAAATATGTAACTTTTTTGGGCAGCGACGATGAATATAAATCTGATCATATTGAACTAAGATATACGGAAATGGAAAAAAATGCAGATATTGATTGTCTGCACGGAGGATTGGAAATTATAGGCGATGAATTTGTGAAAGATAAAAATGATTTAACGAAATTAATTCACTTGGATGACTGCAAAGTAGGAGGGACATTTTTTGGAAAGAGGGAAATGTTTATCAAGTTAAACGGTTTTAGAAATTTAAATTATGCCGAGGATTCGGATTTTTACGAAAGGGCAAAATCAAATTACACTTTTAAGAAAGTAGATTTCCGAACATATATTTATTATAGAAACACACCTGATAGTATTTGCAATAACGTTTAAAAGTATTTTCTAAATGGCTGAAGTTTTTCAAAAATTTGAATTATTATATTTGAAAATGGAAAATAGTCGTTCTGAGTATATAACTTTATTAAATATGTTTACTAATTTTTTTCAATAAATTTTTTCTTCAAAGTTCCTTGGTAAAGTTTATAATTATAAAATCTGCTTTCCAGAGCACCGTTAAATAAATGTAATCTTTTTGAAGTCCGTAATCCAATGCTTTTCAGAGCTTCTGTATTAGCGCTTAATATCCAAACGTCAAATCCGGTAAATTTTTGTTTCAGCGTATCGCCAAATTCTTTGTAGAAATTTTTAATGTCTTCAATTTTCATTCTTTCGTCGTAAGGCGGATTTGTAATTATTATTCCTGGCTCAATTTGCGGATCTAAATTTCTAAAATCACCGATTTCAAATTCTATTTCGTTTTCCAAATTTGCCAATTTTACATTTTCTTTTGCATTATCAATTGCTTTATTGCTTATATCACTGCCGATTATTTTATGTGAAAACTTTTTTTCATTTTTTTTCAAATCAACCTTAACTTTTTCAAACAGATTTTTATCAAAATCTTTCCATTTCATAAATCCAAAATTGTTTCTATTAAAATTCGGCGCAATATTTTTAGCTAGCATTGCGGCTTCAATTGTTAAAGTTCCGCTTCCGCACATTGGATCTACAAAGTTAGAATCTAAATCCCATTCAGAAAGCTGAATCATTCCGGCTGCCAGCACTTCATTAAGCGGAGCTTCGCCAATATTTTTTCTATAGCCTCTTTTATGCAAAGATTCTCCCGAACTATCCAGTAAAATTGAACAGTTATTATTTTCAATATGCACATTAATTCTAAATGTAGGCGAGTTAAGTTCAACGTTAGGTCGTTTACCTTTTTCTTCTCGAATTTGATCAACTATGGCGTCTTTTACTTTTAATGCCGCATATTTGGAATGCTTGAAAAATTCGGAACTGACAACACCATCGACCGCAATCGTATCGTTTGGCGAAATTAAATTATTCCAGTCAAATTCTTTTGTTCTTTTGTAAAGATGTTCGGCTGTTTGCGCTCTAAATTCAAACAGCGGTTTTAAAATTCTAAAGGATGTTCTTAAAGCCAAATTAGCTTTATATAGAAGTGATAGATCGCCTTTAAATTTTACCGCTCTAATTAATTTTACAACATCAACGGCTCCAATTTTCAATAATTCTTTTTCAAGAATTTCTTCTAAGCCGAATGGCGTTTTGGCAATAAATACTTGCAGATTTTTATCGTTTTTCATGAAAGTAAATATATGGTAATTTTGCGAACAATAAAAAAGCCCTCATAAAATCACTTGGATTTAAATGAAGGCTTTCTAACCTCCCCTCACATTGCGTGAGTTACATCTATAAAATAAGAAGTGGAGATACTTCCCAGATGATTTGCCTTTTGTTATTGTTTTTTCGGTTTTTAAATAAACCCTTTTTTTAACTTACTTAGCTCCTCACCTAATGTAAACGTAAAAATAAATTTTTCGATTATCAACTATTATTTGCTTGCCTGATTTAGTATTTTGGCTAGATCGTTTTTATTAACAGTCAATAATTTTGATTTAATTAATCTCGGTGTCAGAGTAATCCAATTTTCATTCTTAGTAAAAACTTCTTTAAATATCTTCAATGATTCATCCACCTTTCCGATATTAGCTAAAGTTACTGCATGCCAATATTTCATTTCTTCATTATCGGGAAACATATTTTCGGCAGTTGAATATTCCTTCATTGCCAAATCCATATCGTTATGTTCTACAGCCAAATCGCCATTGTTCATATGCTCGTATGCCTTGTGAACATTTAATATTCTTTTTAATTCTTTAATAGGTTCCGAGTTATCATCAACTCTAATATCAACAATTCTGTCTTGCCAAATATTTCCTGTTGGTTCGGCTCTAACTACCAATATGGCTGCCGATTGTTTTCCTCTTATATCACCGCCGGCATTTTGAGCCGCCTCTAATGCTGTTACTAATCTATCTGCTAAATTTCCATTTGAATTTTTAAAAGCATCCGACATTGCTTTCCATACTGTGTTATTAAGCATCATATTTGCCTGAGCTGAATAATTATTACCTTCAATATGTCCGGCATCATCAACGCAAAGTTTACCTGTATAGGCAGCCACATTTCCCTTTGAATCCAGAATTGCCAGTTGCCTGTAATCTCTACCTTCATCGGATTCTATTAAAAGATCTAGGACTTGCTTTGCGTGCAGACCTTGTTTTAACAATGCTAAACCTCTTGGTCCGAATGATGGATTAACAAAGGATTGAGTGGCAACAACTCCAACGCCGGCTTCACCCCAAGAAACTATTGTTCCAACGGCAAACCAGTGTGACTGAACCGCAACTCCCATTTCGCCGGTAATTGAATCTCTGGCAACAATAGAAAAAGTATGAGCGAAGGGATTTGATGTTAAAAATGTTTGTGAATTTAAAATAACCGGATATAAAATGATCAAAGCAAATACTTTAAGAATTTTCATATGTACTCTTTTATTTTAGTCCTAAATATTTTTTCTTGAAATTGGCATTGTCATGCATCGGCAGCCGCCTCCGCCTCGTGCAAGTTCTGAACCTTCAATTGTAACTACATATTTTTTTATATTATTCAGTTTTATTTTATTATTGATTATGTCTTTTGCCTTAATAACTTCCAATCCCTTTTTGTTAATCGCATCTATTGTATATTCATTTCTGCTGTAACCTATAATTTTACCGGGCGCGACCGCAAAAAAATTAGCTCCACTGTGCCATTGCTCTCTTTCTTGAATCCAATGATCGCTTTTCCCGCCGCAGTAAATCGGCTCAAGATCCATTCCTAGTTTAGATAAAGATTGAATTACATTATCTTCTTCATTAATACTTTTTACTTTACCGTTATCAACTTTTATATGTATTGATTCATACGCGTGATTGTTTAAGATAACCGGTGAATATATTAAACATTTGTCATTATCTAAAATTGTAAAAACCATATCCAGATGAATAAACGATTCCGGCTGTTTTGGAAGAACTTGCGCGATAATGTTCATCGTTTTTTTCGATTGTTTGATATTCTCAATTAAATAATCTATTCCTTGCGGAGAAGTTCTCGCGCTTATTCCAATTACTAAAATATCTTCTCTTGCAACAATTATATCACCGCCTTCAATTGTTATTTTAGAATTATCCAATTTATTCGGATTAATAACATTTGTATTAAATATCTTTTTAGAATTAAAAATGGCATCCATAATTATTGCCTCTCGTTCTCTTACTTGATTGGCAAATTTCCCGATTAAAACTTTATTATTAAATGAAACGGACGCGTCTCTTGTGAAAAAAAAGTTATGAAGAGGATGCAATTCATATCTTTCATCATTAAAATATTTTGAAAGATTAAATTCCTTTAGCGGAACTCCTTCAATTAATTCTTTAGCAAGAATATTATTAGGTAATTCTAACAAAAGATCAACAATTTCATGTGCATTTTCTTTAAGGCAAATTTTCTTTACTAATTCACTTTTTGATTCGGCGTCACTTAAAACAATTTTTAACAAATCAATAACTTCATAAGTATTTGTTATTTTTTTAAGTATTTTTTTGAATTGAGAATATTCTTTACTTGCAACCGATAAATTTAAAATATCGCTGTACAAAGCTCTTTCAGCATTTTGCGGTGTCATATTTTCAATTTCATGTCCCGGGGTATGAATAATGACTTTTTCTAATTCGCCAATTTCTGAGTTTACATTTATTTGCATAGAATGACCTTTTATTGACAATATATAGTTAAATTTACATAATTATAACTAATGTTAAAAATTTGTATATCTTTTTTTGTAAAACCTAAATAAATTATAGACTAATATTTTGATTAACTTAAATCTATGAATAATCATTTAAAGGAAATAATCCCATTTTTTAATAACGCCTCTATTGCGATAGAAAAAGAATTTTCCGAAAACGTTATATCACATTCATTTAAAAAAGGCAATGTAATTACAATGGAGGGTGATAAATGCAATTATTTTCCAATAATAAAAAGCGGAGTTATTAGAGTATACAAAGTAGGTTATACCGGACAAGAAATTACACTTTATAGAATAAATTCCGGAGAGAGTTGTATTTTAACAATTTCATGTTTATTGGCTCAAAATAACTTTCCGGCAATTGCTGTCGTTGAAAAGGATTGTGAAGTTCTGCTTATATCCGCAGAAAAAATTAGAGAATGGATTAGAAAATATGATATTTGGGCGGAATATATTTATAATTACTTATCAAAAGTATTAATGAATGTTCTTAAAATAATTGAAAATATTTCCTTTAAAAGAATAGACGTAAGAATCATAGAATATCTAATAGAGCAGAGTTCAAAGCATGGCAAAACATTGGTTTTAACTCATCAGCAAATTGCATATGATATTGGAACCGCGAGGGAAGTAGTCAGCAGAACTTTAAAAGAATTAGAATCAAAAAATATTATTTCTCAAGTCCGCGGGAAAATTTTTATCAACGAACATTCCGAGTTAAATAAAAGACTTACATATCTTCAGTAAAAAAATTATACTAAAAAAAATCCTTTGTGATTTTGTCACATACAAATAAGATATAAAGTCCTATGTTTTCATCATAAATAATGTTTAACCAATATTTAAAGTTTAAAACATATGAAAAAAATAAAATATCTCTGTTTGTTATTTTCCATTTCGTTTGCAATTTCCTGCGAAGAAAACATTACCACGGAATGTGAAGAAGAAAAAATGAATACCGCAGTACTTACAAAATTTTCAGATATTCAAAAAAATGTATTTGATACAAACTGCGCTTTATCCGGATGTCATGCCGGTACATTTTTAAGCGCGGGGTTAAATTTATCAAACGGTAAGAGTTATAACGCGTTAGTTAATAAAACTAGCTCATTAAATTCAAATTATAAGTTAGTTGAGCCGGGTAACAGCGAAAATAGCTTTATAATTAAAATGCTAAAGAACACAGGTGAAAGAACAACTATAATGCCGCCGTCTGGAAAACTAAAGAGTTCGGTAATTGATTCAATTTCAGCTTGGATTAACAGAGGAGCGTTAAATAATTAAAGGGATATGTCATGAAATCAAAAATATTTTTTTTCTTACTTTTTTCGTTTGCATCAATATCGATTTTAAATGCTTCAGAATTTCATATTAAAAAATCAGATAAAAACTCGGTTAAATTTATATCTGACGCACCGATTGAAGACTTTGAAGGGGTTACAAATAAAATTGACGGATATCTTTATTTTGAAAATGAAATTGACAATAACAGCCAGCTTCACTTTGAAGTTGATTTGAGGACTCTTGATACCGGAATAGGCTTGCGCAATAGGCACATGCGTGAAAATTATTTGGAAACCGAAAAATACCCAATGGCTGTTTACGAAGGCAAAATTGTTAGATCGGAAAAGATCACAGAAAATAAATATAAAGTCTTTGTAAA from Ignavibacteriota bacterium carries:
- a CDS encoding YjbQ family protein; this translates as MEILTKSFLISTKGFNQILDITANVQEILTESKLSEGNVLVFVAGATAGITTMEFEPGLLKDYPEFMERIIPSVKNYYHDEAWHDGNGHSHVRASLQGASFLIPFIDGKLLLGVWQQIVLIDFDNRSRSRKVITQIMGK
- a CDS encoding LOG family protein — protein: MEKTITVFGSAIPLPGSNEYEIAYNIGKLLAKNGLNVCTGGSQGIMDAVSKGAKEEGKYAIGVTVDLFNSVTSEHLTTEIKCDTLFERIDNLINYGDGFIILPGGTGTLLELSVVWELVNKKIIEQRPVVCLGEMWKKIIDVIDERLVYENKLPGIVKHYNSVEEAVEFIIFHLNKN
- a CDS encoding acyl-CoA thioesterase is translated as MNKIVFEQEIYTYQIDYVGHLSNIVYIEWMEIGRTKLLEYIGLTFEKMETENIAPVLSETEIKYKKSLYLADKIKIEVWVSELKNASAVISFNFFNGKNELAAIGNQLGLFINLTTKKPHRLTEDQRRSFQKVLIPNN
- a CDS encoding DUF2723 domain-containing protein; this encodes MTKKMLHKIIGGFVFFITALVYFLTVQPSVSFWDCGEFVASSNLLQVPHPPGTPFFLILGRFFSMIPFAENLAFRVNTISVLSSAFTILFLYLTAVKVIEYYKKNESENLFDSLITYVAAAIGALSLAFSDTFWFNSMEAEVYALATFFIAFVTWLMVVWNEKADEEDNEKYLLMIAYLVGLSTGVHLMAVLALVPIVLVIYTRKYLKDENHFKQTAYIFLGHSVVILIVAAALWASAPKNPPSLEENAAFDSKFLMFSVITSIIVMGIFYKKIFHRDSFYLPIVIGGIALFATYPGIVKHVPNLISKLGGNDLTLDIIIILLLAAAIGFLVYWSGKENKQTLHLVSKSLMFALIGFSSYAMIIIRSNQDTPINLNSPKTFPELVSYLNREQYGDQPIFKRRFTREPHQQEVYTNYSSDLDFFWNYQMNHMFNRYLLWNYVGRVSTEEDAGVNLSQLWAIPFILGLFGVFYHYKRDWKMASVFLIMFIFLGYLTAFYQNQQQPQPRERDYFYVGAFLVFSLWIAIGIRGIFDLLQESLANSTIKKPLFTAIALLMMILVPANMLATNYFHNDRSRNFVPWDYSYNILQSAAPNAIIFTNGDNDTFPLWYLQDVEGVRRDVRIANLSLLNTPWYIFQLRDTEPHGTPKIKMNLTDAQINSIAPAQWKTRTITVPISPKVYKDLGITDTAITNKGVISWNMEPSVNFGSVQAVRAQDIVAMDIVRANINDRPIYFAVTTPDNSKIGLNNYLEMEGLAYRVMPYNHKDFFSAINSKILWQQLMVEPVGFDKNYKPGFKFRGLNDSTIFMDDNHQRLTLNYRHAYLQLANYYLEKKENDKVIQVLDKLEEKIPRKLIPFDYRFQYNFANFYLLAGRKDEFAKQAKEIEAKALADLEQNGYIPTGEYNPYVILKSIYDNLGEYNKFLDLLYKLKNAIPNDPSIDRLIDQYKKLANQNESSLAIPPQNK
- a CDS encoding glycosyltransferase family 4 protein, with protein sequence MNILAINWRCIKNPEMGGAEIHFHEIFKRIAAKGHKVTLVAHHFDNAPRREIIDGIEVLRFGNKFLFNRQFKQFYKKKLEQKNYDLIVDDISKIPLNTPNYIRKPIVGILHHIHGNSLYKEIPFPLAYYIINKERQIPQNYKNTPIFTVSESTKNELIELGFNKDLTSILHNSINHKLFEKIEIKKSETPVITYVGRIKKYKNIQYIIEAMPMLIKDFPNLKLFIGGKGDAEENLKHLTSQKKLQNNIEFLGFLTEEEKAQLLGKSWLFITMAEKEGWGITVIEANAMKTPAIGSNVEGLRDSIKNNETGILVKLGDIKNLAEKISELLKNKNELNRISENAYKWSQKFNWDNSVDHFLEKSISWYPELKSKI
- a CDS encoding glycosyltransferase family 2 protein; translated protein: MQLYKNFIPDVSIILPTFNRANYLEKSINSVITQTFKNWELLIIDDGSIDETFEIVEMYLQNDDRIKYLKHKNKKLPISLNTGIQISSGKYVTFLGSDDEYKSDHIELRYTEMEKNADIDCLHGGLEIIGDEFVKDKNDLTKLIHLDDCKVGGTFFGKREMFIKLNGFRNLNYAEDSDFYERAKSNYTFKKVDFRTYIYYRNTPDSICNNV
- a CDS encoding class I SAM-dependent RNA methyltransferase, whose product is MKNDKNLQVFIAKTPFGLEEILEKELLKIGAVDVVKLIRAVKFKGDLSLLYKANLALRTSFRILKPLFEFRAQTAEHLYKRTKEFDWNNLISPNDTIAVDGVVSSEFFKHSKYAALKVKDAIVDQIREEKGKRPNVELNSPTFRINVHIENNNCSILLDSSGESLHKRGYRKNIGEAPLNEVLAAGMIQLSEWDLDSNFVDPMCGSGTLTIEAAMLAKNIAPNFNRNNFGFMKWKDFDKNLFEKVKVDLKKNEKKFSHKIIGSDISNKAIDNAKENVKLANLENEIEFEIGDFRNLDPQIEPGIIITNPPYDERMKIEDIKNFYKEFGDTLKQKFTGFDVWILSANTEALKSIGLRTSKRLHLFNGALESRFYNYKLYQGTLKKKFIEKN
- a CDS encoding DUF1028 domain-containing protein: MKILKVFALIILYPVILNSQTFLTSNPFAHTFSIVARDSITGEMGVAVQSHWFAVGTIVSWGEAGVGVVATQSFVNPSFGPRGLALLKQGLHAKQVLDLLIESDEGRDYRQLAILDSKGNVAAYTGKLCVDDAGHIEGNNYSAQANMMLNNTVWKAMSDAFKNSNGNLADRLVTALEAAQNAGGDIRGKQSAAILVVRAEPTGNIWQDRIVDIRVDDNSEPIKELKRILNVHKAYEHMNNGDLAVEHNDMDLAMKEYSTAENMFPDNEEMKYWHAVTLANIGKVDESLKIFKEVFTKNENWITLTPRLIKSKLLTVNKNDLAKILNQASK
- a CDS encoding arginine deiminase — protein: MQINVNSEIGELEKVIIHTPGHEIENMTPQNAERALYSDILNLSVASKEYSQFKKILKKITNTYEVIDLLKIVLSDAESKSELVKKICLKENAHEIVDLLLELPNNILAKELIEGVPLKEFNLSKYFNDERYELHPLHNFFFTRDASVSFNNKVLIGKFANQVREREAIIMDAIFNSKKIFNTNVINPNKLDNSKITIEGGDIIVAREDILVIGISARTSPQGIDYLIENIKQSKKTMNIIAQVLPKQPESFIHLDMVFTILDNDKCLIYSPVILNNHAYESIHIKVDNGKVKSINEEDNVIQSLSKLGMDLEPIYCGGKSDHWIQEREQWHSGANFFAVAPGKIIGYSRNEYTIDAINKKGLEVIKAKDIINNKIKLNNIKKYVVTIEGSELARGGGGCRCMTMPISRKNI
- a CDS encoding Crp/Fnr family transcriptional regulator, encoding MNNHLKEIIPFFNNASIAIEKEFSENVISHSFKKGNVITMEGDKCNYFPIIKSGVIRVYKVGYTGQEITLYRINSGESCILTISCLLAQNNFPAIAVVEKDCEVLLISAEKIREWIRKYDIWAEYIYNYLSKVLMNVLKIIENISFKRIDVRIIEYLIEQSSKHGKTLVLTHQQIAYDIGTAREVVSRTLKELESKNIISQVRGKIFINEHSELNKRLTYLQ
- a CDS encoding YceI family protein, whose product is MKSKIFFFLLFSFASISILNASEFHIKKSDKNSVKFISDAPIEDFEGVTNKIDGYLYFENEIDNNSQLHFEVDLRTLDTGIGLRNRHMRENYLETEKYPMAVYEGKIVRSEKITENKYKVFVNGEINIHGVTRKQNVEGTVEIIGDEIIISTNFIVKLSDHKIEVPSLMFMKIDENMDLRLNFNLEKAK